CTATTGGTTCGGGTGGTCTTACCGGAAAAGGATTCCTGAAAGGAATGTTGACACATAACCACTTTGTTCCGGAACAAAGTACCGATTTCATCTTTTGTACCGTAGGTGAAGAGCGGGGTTTTTTAGGTTCGCTTTTTCTCATTGCGCTTTTTTTGGCGATGCTTATCCGGATTATCCTGCGCGCTGAACATCAGCGGTCGGCATTCAGCCGGATTTACGGATATGGCGTAGCATCCATTTTGTTTTTTCATTTTACGGTAAACCTGGCCATGACCATCGGACTTTTTCCGGTAGTAGGTATTCCGTTGCCTTTCTTTAGTTATGGCGGCTCTTCGTTGTGGTCTTTTACTATTTTGCTGTTTATTTTTATTAAGCAGGATGCTAACCGGATGAATGTGTTGTATTGATTTCTGTTCGCCTTTTCGGTGGGCGATTATTTTTTGCATATCATGTGATGGTTCAGAAAAACCGAATACAGGATATTTTTCGTTTTATATAACATCTATTCAGGCATCAACAGCAATTTTTGCCGGTTTATGATCGCTTGTTTCCGGCGATAAAAAACAGGTGAACCAACAGTTTTCGTTTAAATTCATAATAGTACTTTCTTTGTCTGTTCCGCGATACAGCAAAGAGAGCAGGTTTTTACAGGTAATTTTTTATGTATTTTTACCCCGTATTTTAAAAGACAGCCATTATGCAGAAAAAAGTTTTTGGTATGTTGTTGGGCTTTCTGCTTTTTGCAGCAGTGTCTAATGGTCAGGAACTGGCTAATGTAGCCAAAACCAGGAATCGTCAAACCCATGATTTGTTGGATTATCGTTTCCGGGGCGGGTTTTACACTTTTGAACGGATGTTTTTGCAAACGGTAAAATATACCGATATGGCCCGTGAGAACTGTATCATCGGCATTGTGGTCCTTTCGTTTCAGGTAGATTGTGATGGAAATTTAAAGGATGTTAAGATTAAAAATGCTCTTCATTTTGGTTTGGATCAGGAAATACAGAAATTTATGGAATCCACCAATGGGCACTGGAATAAATGCCGGGATAATAAATACACCCGCTTTTCTGTACCGATTCAGTTTACCATGGAAGGGACCAAAACCGATACGCTGGATCCGGTGATTACCCTGGTCGGTAAAAACCCCGGATATGTTTGTAACAGCGACAGTTACTATTATCAAAAGGCCAAAGAAGCGTTAGCCAAGAAAAAAGGGAAAAAAGCCCGTACCTATATT
The sequence above is drawn from the Candidatus Sulfidibacterium hydrothermale genome and encodes:
- a CDS encoding energy transducer TonB, whose product is MQKKVFGMLLGFLLFAAVSNGQELANVAKTRNRQTHDLLDYRFRGGFYTFERMFLQTVKYTDMARENCIIGIVVLSFQVDCDGNLKDVKIKNALHFGLDQEIQKFMESTNGHWNKCRDNKYTRFSVPIQFTMEGTKTDTLDPVITLVGKNPGYVCNSDSYYYQKAKEALAKKKGKKARTYIEILIRRNPFNDEYYDMMKKAMALSGKKKKKK